In Bacteroidales bacterium, the following are encoded in one genomic region:
- a CDS encoding purine-nucleoside phosphorylase gives MLKKINQSAAFISEKTKFQPEIGIILGTGLGGLVREINIEHSLNYQDIPYFPISTVEGHQGRLILGTLAGKKVIAMQGRFHYYEGYTMQEVTFPVRVMKFLGIKHLIVSNASGGVNPNFEIGDLMIINDHINLLPNPLIGKNLDELGPRFPDMSDAYDKKLIEKAENIAKRLGIKVQKGTYVGVTGPTLETPSEYVYFRTIGGDAVGMSTVPEVIVARHMQLPCFAISIITDLGVPGKIVKVTHEEVQQIASQSEPKMTQIIKELIGEI, from the coding sequence ATGTTAAAAAAAATCAATCAATCAGCAGCATTTATAAGCGAAAAGACTAAGTTTCAACCCGAAATTGGTATTATTCTTGGAACCGGTTTAGGTGGCTTAGTTAGAGAAATAAATATTGAACACTCGCTCAATTATCAGGACATACCGTATTTTCCTATTTCTACAGTAGAAGGACATCAAGGGCGGTTAATTTTAGGCACTTTAGCAGGAAAAAAAGTAATTGCTATGCAGGGTCGCTTTCATTATTACGAAGGTTATACCATGCAAGAAGTAACGTTTCCTGTTCGCGTTATGAAATTTTTAGGCATTAAACACCTTATTGTTTCAAATGCAAGTGGAGGCGTTAATCCTAATTTCGAGATAGGCGACCTTATGATTATAAACGACCATATCAACTTACTCCCTAACCCATTAATAGGCAAAAACTTAGACGAATTGGGACCTCGCTTTCCCGATATGAGCGATGCTTACGACAAAAAACTCATCGAAAAAGCCGAAAATATAGCCAAACGATTAGGCATTAAAGTTCAAAAAGGCACATATGTTGGTGTTACGGGTCCCACACTTGAAACACCATCCGAATACGTCTATTTTAGAACAATAGGTGGTGATGCCGTTGGTATGAGTACCGTTCCCGAAGTCATTGTTGCTCGTCACATGCAATTACCCTGTTTTGCTATTTCAATCATCACCGATTTAGGTGTACCGGGCAAAATCGTTAAAGTTACACACGAAGAAGTACAACAAATAGCGTCACAATCGGAACCTAAAATGACCCAAATTATAAAAGAATTGATTGGTGAAATTTAA
- the lpxK gene encoding tetraacyldisaccharide 4'-kinase, translating to MNRQKYGLILIPLSWLYAFAVGFRHMLYNLGILTSKSYSIPILCVGNITVGGTGKTPHIEAIIRILKDHYRIAVLSRGYKRKTKGFRYVFEDSKAYEVGDEPLQIKQKFPDITVVVSESRRKGIEMLLKQSEPKIEVILLDDGYQHLAVKAGAYILLVDFNHPIYEDHLLPYGNLRERVHHKSKASIVIVTNTPEDIKPIERRIIQKKLELFPYQYLFFTHIEYKSPVVVFPGQFSAIKYSFIKCKYHVLLVTGIANPQPLKNNITRFAIEITEINYPDHHYFKAKDIEYIVNEFQKIDNDKKVIITTEKDAIRLREAPNNEMLKSLPIFYIPIEIDFLYNEKEMFNLELIEYVKKNQSISSIYKRKD from the coding sequence ATAAATCGGCAAAAATATGGTTTAATATTAATTCCATTATCATGGCTTTATGCCTTTGCTGTTGGATTTCGCCATATGCTTTATAACTTGGGAATCCTCACCTCAAAATCTTATTCCATACCGATTTTGTGCGTAGGCAATATAACCGTTGGTGGCACTGGAAAAACCCCCCATATCGAAGCGATTATTAGAATTTTAAAAGACCATTATCGTATTGCTGTTTTAAGCCGAGGTTACAAACGCAAAACCAAAGGCTTTCGATATGTATTTGAAGATTCTAAAGCCTATGAAGTAGGCGACGAACCATTGCAAATAAAACAAAAATTTCCTGACATAACAGTTGTTGTTTCAGAAAGTCGGCGTAAAGGGATAGAAATGCTTTTGAAACAATCCGAACCTAAAATCGAAGTTATTCTTTTAGATGATGGCTATCAACATCTCGCTGTAAAAGCTGGAGCTTATATTTTACTCGTTGATTTTAATCATCCTATTTATGAAGATCATTTGTTGCCATACGGAAATCTTCGCGAACGTGTTCATCACAAATCTAAAGCAAGCATTGTAATTGTAACAAATACACCCGAAGATATCAAACCCATTGAACGTAGAATTATTCAAAAAAAATTAGAACTATTTCCTTATCAATATTTGTTTTTTACACATATCGAATATAAAAGCCCCGTTGTTGTTTTTCCAGGACAATTTTCAGCCATCAAATATAGTTTTATAAAATGTAAATACCATGTTTTATTGGTAACAGGAATTGCTAATCCTCAACCACTAAAAAATAATATTACTCGATTTGCAATAGAAATTACTGAAATTAATTATCCCGATCATCATTATTTTAAAGCTAAAGATATTGAGTATATCGTCAATGAATTTCAAAAAATAGATAACGACAAAAAGGTAATAATCACAACCGAAAAAGATGCTATACGCTTACGAGAAGCTCCCAACAATGAAATGTTAAAATCGTTACCCATTTTTTATATTCCCATAGAAATTGATTTTCTTTACAACGAAAAAGAAATGTTTAATTTAGAGTTAATAGAATATGTTAAAAAAAATCAATCAATCAGCAGCATTTATAAGCGAAAAGACTAA
- a CDS encoding M2 family metallopeptidase, translating into MKKIALFVLMLGNLSLMYQCSSNEKKETNMNAEADSLIKAFEAKVKPLYKEMSLAYWNASITGNEADYQKSLEAEMAVNKILADTTFFAQIKKIRNSKQITDTLIQRQIEMIYASMLPKQVDSNLTKQITELQNKIEQKFSTFRAVIDGKKYTDNEIEEILRTSTDSKKLEKAWTSVKELGPIVAEDIKNLAKLRNQVAQSMGYNNYHEMKLTLDEQDPKDIEKLFDELDNLTRDAFAKLKSDMDDKLAARYKVKKEELMPWHYQNRFFQEAPAIYNVDLDGYYKNQDIVKLTKDFYASIGMDITDILNRSDLFEKEGKNQHAYCTDIDNEGDIRILCNVKPNNQWMGTMLHEFGHGVYDKYIDMNVPYVLREPAHTFTTEAIAMLMGRLSTNGTWMQAMGIIDEKEAEIVKTEGFKMLRLEQLVFSRWAQVMYRFEKGLYENPNQDLNKLWWDLVEKYQMMKRPANRNMPDWATKTHIATSPCYYHNYLLGELLASQLNAYIVKNILKTEDYQAPNYVGNKEVGKYLIEKVFKPGRTYYWNHMIEKATGEKLTAKYYAAQFVNE; encoded by the coding sequence ATGAAAAAAATAGCCTTATTTGTATTAATGCTCGGAAACCTGAGTCTAATGTATCAATGTTCGTCAAACGAAAAAAAAGAAACAAATATGAATGCAGAAGCCGACAGTTTAATTAAAGCTTTTGAGGCAAAAGTTAAACCCTTATACAAGGAAATGAGCCTTGCATATTGGAATGCCTCTATTACTGGAAACGAAGCTGATTACCAAAAATCGCTCGAAGCCGAAATGGCTGTGAATAAAATTTTAGCCGATACAACTTTTTTTGCACAAATTAAAAAAATACGCAACTCAAAACAAATTACCGATACCCTCATTCAACGACAAATTGAAATGATTTATGCTTCGATGCTACCAAAACAAGTTGATAGCAATTTAACCAAACAAATTACCGAACTACAAAATAAAATTGAACAAAAGTTTTCCACATTCAGAGCTGTCATTGATGGCAAAAAATACACAGATAACGAAATCGAAGAAATACTAAGAACTTCGACCGATTCTAAAAAACTAGAAAAAGCTTGGACTAGTGTTAAAGAATTAGGACCTATTGTTGCTGAAGACATTAAAAATCTTGCTAAACTTCGCAATCAAGTAGCCCAATCGATGGGATACAACAACTACCATGAAATGAAATTAACACTCGACGAACAAGATCCAAAAGATATTGAAAAACTTTTTGATGAATTAGATAATCTTACACGCGATGCTTTTGCAAAACTCAAAAGCGATATGGACGACAAGTTAGCAGCTCGGTACAAGGTAAAAAAAGAAGAATTAATGCCCTGGCATTATCAAAACCGTTTTTTCCAAGAAGCCCCTGCTATATATAATGTTGATTTAGATGGTTATTACAAAAACCAAGACATTGTAAAACTTACCAAAGACTTTTATGCTAGCATTGGTATGGACATTACCGATATTCTTAATCGTAGCGATTTGTTCGAAAAAGAAGGAAAAAATCAACATGCTTACTGCACCGATATTGATAACGAAGGTGATATTCGTATTTTGTGCAATGTAAAACCCAACAATCAATGGATGGGCACCATGTTGCACGAATTTGGTCATGGTGTTTACGACAAATACATTGATATGAATGTGCCTTATGTACTACGCGAGCCGGCTCATACCTTTACAACCGAAGCCATTGCTATGTTAATGGGTCGTTTATCAACCAATGGCACATGGATGCAAGCAATGGGAATAATTGATGAAAAAGAAGCCGAAATAGTAAAAACCGAAGGATTTAAAATGCTTCGCCTTGAGCAATTAGTATTTAGCCGTTGGGCACAAGTAATGTATCGCTTCGAAAAAGGCTTGTACGAAAACCCCAATCAAGATTTAAATAAACTTTGGTGGGACTTGGTTGAAAAATACCAAATGATGAAACGACCTGCCAATCGTAATATGCCCGATTGGGCAACCAAAACCCATATTGCTACCTCTCCTTGTTATTATCACAACTATTTATTAGGCGAATTACTTGCATCGCAACTAAATGCATACATTGTTAAAAATATTTTAAAAACCGAAGATTATCAAGCACCTAATTATGTAGGCAATAAAGAAGTAGGCAAATACCTCATCGAAAAAGTATTTAAACCCGGTAGAACCTATTATTGGAACCATATGATTGAAAAAGCAACTGGCGAAAAACTTACAGCAAAATATTATGCTGCTCAATTTGTAAACGAATAA
- the folB gene encoding dihydroneopterin aldolase: MAFIHLHDMEFYAYHGHFKEEQEVGNYFIVNVSIETDISKAAQSDKLEDALDYQKVYKLIDEEMKIKSYLIEPLLMRIVYRLFNDFPSIEFLSLSIAKVNPPLGGKVNRVSLQWQGKRNQL; this comes from the coding sequence ATGGCATTTATTCATTTACACGACATGGAATTTTATGCTTATCATGGGCATTTCAAAGAAGAACAAGAAGTAGGAAATTATTTTATTGTAAATGTAAGTATTGAAACCGATATTTCAAAAGCTGCCCAATCAGATAAATTAGAAGATGCACTCGATTACCAAAAAGTTTATAAGCTCATCGACGAAGAGATGAAAATAAAATCGTATTTAATAGAACCTCTTTTAATGCGTATAGTATATCGTTTATTTAATGATTTTCCATCCATTGAGTTTTTAAGCCTAAGTATTGCTAAAGTAAATCCTCCTTTAGGTGGTAAAGTTAATCGTGTATCATTACAATGGCAAGGAAAAAGAAATCAACTATAA
- a CDS encoding DUF2179 domain-containing protein — translation MSDTELFNYVVLPIIIGLARIFDVTVGTLRIIFVSKGNKKVAPLLGFVEVLAWIIVIGEIMKSANNLACYVGYALGFAAGNYIGMLVEEKLALGNLIIRIITDENARILKNAIVNAGFGMTVVPGYGAMGNPVDVIFMAIHRSDLEKVVNLIKENNPGAFYSIEELKYVSEGVFPAQKNTNTLKGFAHILFRWRRGK, via the coding sequence ATGAGCGACACCGAACTTTTTAATTATGTTGTATTACCTATTATTATTGGGCTTGCAAGAATCTTTGATGTAACTGTTGGTACTTTGCGCATCATTTTTGTTTCGAAAGGAAATAAAAAAGTAGCCCCACTTTTAGGATTTGTAGAAGTACTAGCATGGATTATTGTAATTGGTGAAATTATGAAATCGGCTAATAATCTAGCTTGCTATGTAGGATATGCCTTAGGTTTCGCAGCCGGAAATTATATTGGCATGCTAGTAGAAGAAAAACTTGCTTTGGGTAACCTTATTATTCGCATCATAACCGACGAAAACGCTAGAATTTTAAAAAATGCTATTGTCAATGCCGGTTTTGGCATGACAGTAGTGCCCGGTTATGGAGCAATGGGCAATCCGGTGGACGTTATTTTTATGGCCATTCATCGATCCGATTTAGAAAAAGTTGTTAACTTAATAAAAGAGAATAATCCTGGAGCTTTTTATTCGATCGAAGAATTAAAATATGTTAGTGAAGGCGTTTTCCCGGCACAAAAAAACACAAATACACTTAAAGGGTTCGCACATATTCTTTTTAGATGGAGAAGAGGAAAATAA
- a CDS encoding radical SAM protein translates to MNSLPYLLVSDEKGNIFEDTSLRVVGREGNKVKLLNEKDFIQLPKGSDFFYLPKRKAVGYNPKTGVLEISKKGYAVSAFNAPAYTQTALAAWIKEDDAPTLPLFAYTAVGWFRGKFYTTALRIDSDIRQDIEQFNQKKVIANTKRFLKKYPQNRLVKHLVHCATVYFCPAARNYFLERWEAPLPTSPTCNSRCKGCISYQPKDSGFCSTQNRISFIPSPEEIAEIAVDHIKKAPNPVVSFGQGCEGEPLMVADVIAEAIRLIRKKTSDGVININTNGSKPDKIYQLIEAGLDSARISINSFQPERYKWYYSPVNYSFDDVLLSIQILRKAKKWVSINYFVHPGYTNHPDEIIALRNAIKTLKFNMIQWRNFNIDPDWIDKNLELEIVKPSISILQHIETIKKDFPWLYNGYFNPGKGIIQQYLF, encoded by the coding sequence ATGAACTCATTACCCTACTTGTTAGTTTCTGATGAAAAAGGAAATATTTTTGAAGATACTTCACTAAGAGTTGTTGGACGTGAAGGGAATAAAGTTAAACTTCTCAACGAAAAAGATTTTATCCAATTACCAAAGGGGAGCGATTTTTTTTACCTACCAAAAAGAAAAGCGGTAGGCTATAATCCCAAAACAGGAGTATTAGAAATTTCCAAAAAAGGTTATGCTGTAAGTGCATTTAATGCCCCTGCTTATACTCAAACTGCTTTAGCTGCTTGGATTAAAGAAGATGATGCTCCCACTTTGCCCCTTTTTGCTTATACGGCTGTTGGTTGGTTTCGTGGTAAATTTTATACTACAGCACTTCGTATCGATTCAGATATTCGCCAAGATATAGAGCAATTTAACCAAAAAAAAGTAATTGCTAACACCAAGCGTTTTTTAAAAAAATATCCTCAAAATCGTTTAGTTAAACACTTAGTTCATTGTGCTACCGTATATTTTTGTCCTGCTGCTCGCAATTATTTTCTTGAGCGTTGGGAGGCACCGTTGCCTACATCGCCCACCTGTAATAGTCGTTGTAAAGGATGTATTTCTTATCAGCCAAAGGATAGTGGTTTCTGTTCTACTCAAAATCGAATTAGCTTTATACCCTCTCCCGAAGAAATTGCAGAAATAGCTGTTGACCATATAAAAAAAGCTCCTAACCCAGTTGTTAGCTTTGGGCAAGGCTGTGAGGGCGAACCTCTAATGGTTGCCGATGTTATAGCCGAAGCTATTCGTCTCATTCGCAAAAAAACAAGCGATGGCGTTATCAATATAAATACAAACGGAAGTAAGCCCGATAAAATTTATCAACTTATTGAAGCTGGACTCGATAGTGCTCGCATTAGTATCAATAGTTTTCAGCCCGAACGATACAAATGGTATTATTCGCCTGTAAACTATAGCTTTGATGATGTTTTATTATCGATTCAAATCTTACGAAAAGCAAAAAAATGGGTTTCTATCAATTACTTTGTACATCCTGGATATACGAATCATCCCGACGAAATAATAGCACTACGAAACGCAATAAAAACATTAAAGTTTAATATGATTCAGTGGCGCAATTTTAATATTGATCCTGATTGGATTGATAAAAATCTTGAACTTGAAATTGTTAAACCATCGATAAGTATTTTGCAGCACATTGAAACTATAAAAAAAGATTTTCCATGGCTGTATAATGGCTATTTTAATCCTGGCAAAGGAATTATTCAACAGTATTTGTTTTAG
- a CDS encoding glutamine--tRNA ligase/YqeY domain fusion protein — MNEIEKPEVSKNFIEEIIDEELKSGYIKEVYTRFPPEPNGYLHIGHAKSICLNFGLKEKYKGKCNLRFDDTNPVAEDVEYVESIMEDVRWLGFEWDKLCFASDYYEQLYEWAIVLIKKGLAYVCDLSAEEIASMRGTPTIPATPSPYRNRSVEENLDLFQRMRAGEFPDGSRTLRAKIDLASPNMHMRDPVMYRILHTTHHRTGDKWCIYPMYDYAHGQSDYIEGITNSICTLEFEVHRPLYEWFMEAIGLPHPRPRQTEFARLNLSYTVMSKRKLLELVKGKYVNGWDDPRMPTISGLRRRGYTPASIRMFAERIGVAKRENIIDVSLLEFCIREDLNKKATRLMGVLNPLKVVITNLPENYEETLIAINNPEDESAGTHEMPFTREIYIERDDFMENPPKDYFRLKPGGEVRLRYAYFLKCEEVVKNADGSVKELHCTIDLESKGGKSPDGRKVKGTIHWVSVKHAIPCEVRLYDRLFKSEEPDAAEDFKTELNPESLKIITGYLEPFVKNAKVGDKFQFERIGYFSVDPDTTENKIVFNRTVTLKDTWAKKQQK, encoded by the coding sequence ATGAATGAAATAGAAAAACCAGAAGTAAGTAAAAATTTTATTGAAGAAATAATTGACGAAGAACTAAAGAGTGGTTATATTAAAGAAGTGTATACTCGTTTCCCACCTGAACCTAATGGTTATTTGCATATAGGTCATGCAAAATCGATATGCTTAAATTTTGGTTTAAAAGAAAAATACAAGGGTAAATGTAACTTGCGTTTTGACGACACCAATCCTGTTGCTGAAGATGTGGAATATGTAGAATCAATAATGGAAGATGTACGTTGGTTAGGTTTTGAATGGGATAAACTATGTTTTGCATCGGATTATTACGAACAATTATATGAGTGGGCAATTGTGCTTATAAAAAAAGGGTTGGCTTATGTTTGCGATTTATCTGCCGAAGAGATTGCAAGCATGCGTGGTACTCCTACTATTCCAGCAACACCAAGTCCTTATCGCAATAGGAGCGTAGAAGAGAATCTCGACTTATTTCAACGCATGCGTGCAGGTGAATTTCCAGATGGAAGCCGTACTTTGCGAGCTAAAATAGATTTAGCTTCGCCCAATATGCATATGCGAGACCCTGTAATGTATCGCATACTTCACACTACACACCACAGAACGGGTGATAAATGGTGTATTTATCCTATGTACGATTATGCTCATGGTCAAAGTGATTATATCGAAGGCATTACCAATTCTATTTGTACGTTAGAATTTGAAGTGCATCGCCCTTTATATGAATGGTTTATGGAAGCCATCGGATTGCCGCATCCTCGCCCTCGTCAAACTGAATTTGCCCGCCTCAATCTTTCTTATACGGTAATGAGTAAACGAAAGCTTTTAGAACTTGTAAAAGGCAAATATGTTAATGGTTGGGACGATCCACGTATGCCAACCATTAGTGGTCTTAGACGTAGAGGTTATACTCCTGCATCGATAAGAATGTTTGCTGAACGCATAGGAGTGGCTAAACGCGAAAATATTATTGATGTTAGTTTGCTTGAGTTTTGTATTCGCGAAGATTTAAATAAAAAAGCAACCCGTTTAATGGGGGTTCTTAATCCCTTAAAGGTGGTGATTACTAATTTACCCGAAAATTACGAAGAAACACTTATTGCTATTAACAACCCAGAAGATGAGTCGGCAGGAACTCATGAAATGCCTTTTACTCGCGAAATTTATATCGAAAGAGATGATTTTATGGAAAATCCACCCAAAGATTATTTCCGTTTAAAACCCGGTGGCGAAGTTCGTCTTCGTTATGCTTATTTTTTAAAATGCGAAGAAGTTGTTAAAAATGCAGATGGCTCGGTTAAAGAATTGCATTGTACTATAGATTTGGAATCGAAAGGCGGAAAATCGCCAGATGGTAGAAAAGTAAAAGGAACCATTCACTGGGTTTCTGTAAAACATGCAATCCCATGTGAAGTACGTTTATACGACCGCCTATTTAAATCTGAAGAACCTGATGCAGCCGAAGATTTTAAAACCGAACTCAATCCCGAATCATTAAAAATTATTACAGGTTATTTAGAACCCTTTGTTAAAAACGCAAAAGTAGGCGATAAGTTTCAATTTGAGCGTATAGGATATTTTTCTGTTGACCCGGATACTACCGAAAATAAAATTGTTTTTAATCGAACGGTTACTTTAAAAGACACATGGGCAAAAAAACAACAAAAATAA
- a CDS encoding tryptophanase produces the protein MELPYSEPFKIKMVESIRKSTREERERWIKDAKYNLFNLSSDKVYIDLLTDSGTGAMSDKQWAELMLGDESYAGASSYYKLKNAIREILGFEYFLPTHQGRAAENVLFSALVKEGQIIPGNSHFDTTKGHIEFRKAHAVDCTIDEAFNTATIHPFKGNVDIQKLEKVLKEYHDKIPFIIMTITNNTAGGQPVSMQNLREVRRLADQYNKMVIFDSARFAENAYFIKTREEGYQHKTIRDIVREMFSYADAMTMSSKKDGIVNIGGFIAMRSEELFKQATVFNIMFEGYITYGGMAGRDMNALAQGLYESTMFDYLEARIGQVQYLGQLLKDYGIPIQEPVGGHAIFVDALKFFSHIPQSEYIAQLLAVELYIEGGVRGVEIGTLLADRDPETKQDRYPKLELLRLAIPRRVYTNNHMAYVAACLKNVYDRRMEIKKGFRIVREAPILRHFTVELERL, from the coding sequence ATGGAACTTCCATATTCAGAACCTTTTAAAATTAAAATGGTTGAAAGCATTCGCAAATCTACACGCGAAGAAAGAGAGCGTTGGATAAAAGATGCAAAGTACAATCTTTTTAACCTCAGCAGCGATAAGGTTTATATCGATTTGTTGACTGACAGTGGAACAGGAGCTATGAGCGATAAGCAATGGGCAGAACTGATGCTTGGCGACGAAAGCTATGCCGGCGCTAGTTCGTATTATAAGCTCAAAAATGCTATTCGTGAAATTTTAGGATTTGAATATTTTTTGCCTACACATCAAGGAAGAGCTGCCGAAAATGTACTCTTTAGCGCTTTAGTAAAAGAAGGTCAAATTATTCCGGGTAATAGCCATTTCGATACTACCAAAGGCCATATTGAATTTCGAAAGGCTCATGCCGTAGATTGTACTATTGACGAAGCATTCAATACAGCAACCATTCACCCATTTAAAGGGAATGTAGATATTCAGAAACTTGAAAAAGTATTGAAGGAGTATCATGATAAAATACCTTTTATTATAATGACCATTACAAATAATACAGCTGGCGGTCAACCGGTATCCATGCAAAACCTGAGAGAGGTTCGTCGCTTAGCCGATCAATATAATAAAATGGTAATATTTGATTCGGCTCGTTTTGCCGAAAATGCTTATTTCATTAAAACTCGTGAAGAGGGGTATCAACATAAAACGATTCGCGATATTGTCCGCGAAATGTTTTCGTATGCCGATGCCATGACCATGAGTAGCAAAAAAGATGGTATTGTGAATATTGGTGGATTTATTGCTATGCGTTCTGAAGAACTGTTTAAGCAAGCAACCGTTTTTAATATTATGTTTGAAGGTTATATTACTTACGGTGGCATGGCGGGTCGTGACATGAATGCTTTAGCACAAGGACTTTATGAATCGACCATGTTCGATTATTTAGAAGCTCGAATTGGTCAGGTACAGTATTTAGGTCAATTACTTAAGGACTATGGAATTCCCATTCAAGAACCGGTTGGAGGTCATGCTATATTTGTAGATGCATTGAAATTTTTTAGCCATATTCCTCAATCAGAATATATCGCCCAGCTTTTGGCTGTTGAGTTGTACATCGAAGGGGGGGTTCGTGGGGTAGAAATAGGAACTCTTTTAGCTGATCGCGACCCCGAAACGAAGCAAGATCGTTATCCTAAATTAGAATTGTTGCGTTTGGCTATACCACGCCGCGTTTATACCAACAATCATATGGCTTATGTTGCTGCATGTTTGAAAAACGTTTACGATCGTCGTATGGAAATAAAGAAGGGCTTTAGAATTGTTAGAGAGGCACCTATCTTACGCCATTTTACTGTTGAATTAGAACGCTTGTAA
- a CDS encoding oligosaccharide flippase family protein: MSQLKKLAGQTAIYGLSSIVGRFINYLLVPLYTSIFSPSEYGIITELYAYSSFLIIIFTYGLETAYFRFVQNEKDKEYVLGTSLFSILFSSLFFFISFGLFMPNIAQILGYENNTYLLWMVLIILITDALVAIPFARLRQQNKAWKFASLKIINILINISLNLLFLVWIPYLIHHGRFIGSWYSANWGVGYVFLSNLIANIVTLILLLPTYKIQHGFNFELWKRMMNYSIPLLFAGLAGMVNETFDRAMLKYLLTNKNDAMRQLGIYGANYKISILMTLFIQTFRFAAEPFFFNHSKEENAKQTYAIIMKYFIIFGLFIFLLVMLNLHFVQYFIGKEFREGLKVVPILLLANLFLGIFFNLSIWYKLTNKTNYGAYLAFFGATITILLNILLIPKMGYLGAAWATLICYTSMTIMSYIWSNRFYKINYPLKDIALYFILALFLYAISTLHKIESYGWLTLVNGIIILVFITIVYIKEKNKIKNLNI, translated from the coding sequence TTGAGTCAACTTAAAAAATTAGCTGGACAAACGGCTATTTATGGTTTAAGTAGCATTGTAGGTAGATTTATAAACTACTTACTGGTCCCGTTGTACACCTCCATTTTCTCACCCTCCGAATACGGCATAATAACCGAACTATATGCTTACTCATCATTCCTAATTATTATTTTTACATATGGGCTTGAAACTGCCTATTTTCGATTTGTTCAAAATGAAAAAGACAAGGAATATGTATTAGGTACATCGCTTTTTTCAATTCTTTTTTCATCGCTTTTCTTTTTTATTTCGTTTGGACTTTTTATGCCCAATATTGCCCAAATACTTGGATACGAAAACAACACCTATTTATTATGGATGGTTTTAATTATATTAATAACCGACGCTTTAGTAGCTATACCGTTTGCACGTTTACGTCAACAAAATAAAGCATGGAAATTTGCTTCGTTAAAAATTATCAATATTCTTATAAATATTTCACTTAATTTACTCTTTTTAGTATGGATACCCTATCTTATCCATCATGGTCGCTTCATCGGCTCGTGGTATTCAGCAAACTGGGGGGTTGGGTATGTTTTTCTATCGAACCTCATTGCCAATATCGTCACTTTAATCCTTTTACTCCCTACATACAAAATACAACATGGTTTCAATTTTGAGCTCTGGAAGCGTATGATGAACTATTCCATCCCCTTACTATTTGCTGGCTTAGCCGGAATGGTAAACGAAACATTCGATCGGGCGATGCTCAAGTATTTATTAACCAACAAAAACGATGCGATGCGTCAATTAGGAATATACGGAGCAAATTATAAAATTTCTATTTTAATGACCCTTTTTATACAAACATTTCGATTTGCTGCCGAACCATTCTTTTTTAACCATTCAAAAGAAGAAAATGCAAAACAAACATATGCCATTATAATGAAATATTTTATCATTTTCGGGCTTTTCATCTTTTTACTGGTAATGCTCAACCTTCATTTTGTTCAATATTTCATAGGCAAAGAATTTAGAGAAGGATTGAAGGTTGTTCCCATTTTGTTGTTAGCCAATCTATTTTTGGGCATTTTTTTCAACCTTTCTATTTGGTATAAATTAACCAATAAAACTAATTATGGTGCTTATTTAGCATTTTTTGGGGCAACCATTACTATCCTATTAAATATTTTGCTAATACCTAAAATGGGATATTTAGGTGCTGCATGGGCAACACTTATTTGTTACACTTCTATGACTATAATGTCGTATATATGGAGCAATCGATTTTACAAAATAAATTATCCGTTAAAAGATATTGCTCTATACTTTATTCTTGCTTTATTTTTGTATGCTATATCGACCCTACATAAAATTGAATCTTATGGATGGCTCACCCTTGTTAATGGTATAATAATACTTGTTTTTATAACCATTGTGTACATTAAAGAAAAAAATAAAATTAAAAATTTAAATATTTGA